A genomic stretch from Hoplias malabaricus isolate fHopMal1 chromosome 4, fHopMal1.hap1, whole genome shotgun sequence includes:
- the LOC136694072 gene encoding hatching enzyme 1.2-like: protein MESAASLSILAFLLLGLSQAVPLMEPHPVGSMANILTINNGSRQLLVEGDILIPTTRNALVCPSNTCFWKKSSNGLVQVPYTVSTDFSSSHMSVIAGAMAVFHSKTCIRFVPRSTESDYLSIQSGNGCYSSVGKTGGMQMVSLSLNGCVYHGIVEHELNHALGFYHEHTRSDRDSYVEINWQNINPAMQYNFNKENTNNLNTHYDYSSVMHYPRTAFSINGQDTITPIPDSSVQIGLQMELSAIDIQRINILYKC, encoded by the exons ATGGAGTCAGCAGCTTCTCTCTCCATTCTTGCTTTCCTGCTGCTTGGACTCTCGCAGGCTGTCCCTCTAATGGAGCCTCATCCAGTGGGAAGCATGGCAAACATTCTGACCATCAACAACG GATCCAGACAACTATTGGTGGAGGGAGACATACTCATACCAACAACAAGGAATGCTCTGGTCTGCCCCAGCAACACCTGCTTTTGGAAGAAGTCCTCGAATGGCTTAGTGCAGGTTCCCTACACAGTGAGCACTGATTTCT CATCCTCGCACATGTCTGTGATTGCTGGAGCTATGGCGGTGTTCCACAGCAAAACCTGCATTCGCTTTGTTCCCAGAAGCACTGAAAGTGACTACCTCAGCATTCAAAGTGGAAATGG GTGCTATTCTTCAGTGGGCAAAACAGGTGGAATGCAGATGGTCTCTCTCAGCTTGAATGGCTGTGTGTACCATGGCATTGTGGAACACGAGCTGAACCACGCACTAGGATTCTACCATGAACATACCAGGAGTGACCGTGACAGCTATGTGGAGATCAACTGGCAGAACATCAACCCAGCAATGCAGTACAACTTCAACAAGGAGAACACCAACAACCTCAACACCCATTACGACTACTCATCCGTGATGCACTATCCGAGAACAGCTTTCTCCATCAATGGGCAGGACACCATCACTCCCATTCCTGATTCTTCCGTGCAGATTGGTCTGCAGATGGAACTGTCCGCCATCGACATCCAGAGGATCAACATTCTCTACAAATGCTGA